The following DNA comes from Ochotona princeps isolate mOchPri1 chromosome 8, mOchPri1.hap1, whole genome shotgun sequence.
GctgtaggggatggcccaagcgcttgggttgttcccacacctgtgggagactgcaatgaagctcttggctgctggcttctgcctgtcccagcctggccttgatggccatctgggcagtgagccagcggTTTGAAGCTctcccactctgtctttcaaaataaaaatattaatctttAGAAAAGGAGACTGTATAATTTGTAATTGATGGGTAAAGCAACAAGTAGGTAGCTAAGATTCTGTGTTCTAAACGTTTGTAATATTGTTAAAGGGAAATAAGGAATTGTTTAAAATAGTTGATATACCTGTTCAAAAACCAGttttgaatcattggatggataaACAGAGAAAGTAGTTAGGAACAATCTTCTGAAAACGCTCTCATAGTAGGCTTGTCAAAACgtgaattttttttccaagtgtttCTGGAGATGCTTGTAGAAAGCAACTTTTGGTTTTTGTAGTTGAGGGAAATGAGCGTTAGGAGGAAGCACAGTGAGTACAGGGTCATTTCCAGGAGGCCAGCGTTGTGCAGTTCACGCCGAGTCTTTGTGGTCTCGTGAGTTCAGGAGTcaggcctctccctccctccctggctgcttTGGAGTCTGTTTCAGTGTGTTATGCGCCTTGCCATATGGAGAGTCAAaatgtgttgtttttctttttaaaggttatttgagaagtagagttaAAGAGGGAGAGCTCTTCAGGTTAGTGGTTCATTTACTAAAGCATtggagtcatctgctgctttccccgggcacattagcagggagcccaATTGGAAGGGGCGTATTTGGGACTCcagctggtacccacatgggcTGCCACCTTCTTTCACTCAGCATGATGCTTTCAGGGTTGCTGTGATGTGTATCAGTACTTCGCACCCTCCTTATTTTACTTTGATTGTGCATCTAATAATCATACAGTGTCAGTTACTTTCTACTTTGTGGCTTGTTTTCTGTTCCTGACAGCACTCGTgtgtgtctttgtttttaaactgTTACAGGCCATTTCAGACTGAGTTATTGCCAAGTTTCTGAAGTACACGTTGGGATTAAGAATTTCATGTTGGTACATTGGCTGACCCAGAGGAGGAACGAGGGAGATGTGGTCACAGGTCACACAGATCATGGGTGTTCTGCTGGTCTCATGGGAGCATGGGCACAGTAGGCATTTTGGAAGCGTAGATTGGTGTGGTTTTTCTGCCCTCTCCCAAGTGCCAGTGTTTGAAAGAGGCGGTTAGGCTATTGTCAGAAGTTGGAAGACCAGCTGAAGCCTCCCCCTTCCAACTTCTGTGATTGAATGGCTGCCCTCACTAGCCAGACAGACTGCTCCTTGAGAGGTTTGTTCAACTATCCACACATTTTTAACTTGCTGTTTTCCTTGTTTTCCTACAGGGATTAAAGCCTGTGATTTCCACAGAAGCACCGCCTATCATATTTGCTACTCCAACTAAATTGACGTCCAGTTCTCCCGCATATGATTATTCTGGGAAGAACAAAGTTCCCGAGCTGCAGAAGTTTTTCCAGGTGAGAGAAGATGCTAAAACAGAGAAGCCCGTAAACAACACTGTAAAAATCCCTTCTCAAGATGAATCAGTCCAGATCACTGTCAGACTTCCCTTTTCTGTGATTAGGATTCCCTTAATTTTGATTCATACACATAGAGGTTTATATGAAGGAGGGAAGGGTAATGTTCAGATTGCATGTAAACAGTCACCTGCATGGTGACAGTGAGTACCTCCGTGTGTTTTGGCTTTGTGATGTATGCAGTGACTTTTGctagtgaggttttttttttattaaattattctTTGCTTGATATTAAAATTCATTGATTCGTCACTGGAAGTACAAAAAGGCCTTCTTGAGCTTGCTGATTAACAGAAGTCAAAATTAGAACTCAAAATACTGTGAAGTTGACCTGCCTACCGAACTGGAAAAGTTGGCCCCCTCACTGAATCTCAGCTACGGTGCTGGTGCCTATTGTAGGAGGTCACTTCCTTTTCAGCAAAAAATGTCCTTATTCAAGTTCATTTTGGCGATAAAGTACttctattttcatcatttttaatctCTCTGTGATAAGATTTGAGAAAGGGCGTTTTAAGTCTTTTGAGATGCGTTGAGTTTTAGTGAAAATAGCTAAATTTTACTAATCTGTTACCTGGGCACTTAATAGTTTGGCAGAAAGAAGATAGTGGAGGAGAAAATGGATTTGAACCTTTTAGTTGACCTAGTGTGCTGTGACTTTGTCCGTGACCATGAGCCACACTAAATGCAGAGTGACCCCGGGAGCATGAGCAGTGTGTTCAGTTGTTTCCCTGCTGGTTGACTTCGCCTTAAACCAATCCACCATGCCTCTTTCCTAGTTATGTCATTTTTCACAAATACCGTAGGAACTTGGAATTGGTTACATATCTTTCCTTTGGACTTCATTCTGGGGAATGACTTCAGACTTGCAAACTTTAGCTACATGTTCTTAAAGTTAACACCAGCATTTCTGTTAACATTCTGATGGATTAGGGCTTTGTTCACTAAGCTGCATCTGTGAGTTATAAAAGTAAACACACTTGTTCTTTATTAGCTTATAATTGTAAAACCTTTTTCTTACCAACCATGCCCTTGTTCATTCTTGCCTTTAAGAAATCAGATGGTGTGCCTGTCCACCTGAAGCGAGGCCTGCCTGACCAAATGCTGTACCGGACCACCATGGTGCTGACCTTGGGAGGGACCATCTACTGCCTCATCGCCCTCTACATGGCTTCACAGCCCAAAAACAAATGAATTAGGCTTCCCGGGACTGGTTAGCTTTCTGGCATTAAATCCTTTGATTTTTCACTTTCCAttgtttgttaattttttgttgttaaactTGGTCTTTTGACATTTtttccttggggaaaaaaaagactgttttGGTTTGTTCATGAAATACATTTGGCTTGCCAGATGTCAGCACTCATTTGACAGTTAAATCGGTTTCAAGAAACAGCGCTGTGTCCTGTACTTGGGTTTCTGATTTGCCTGGTGGTTCTGGAGGAAAGCTGCGCACGTGCTCATGGAGGGCAGCCACTGCTGAGGCCCCAGGGACTTGGGGTTGCGGTTCTGAGCCCGGGGTGTAGGAGCTTTCTGGATTTGGGGTGTGACTCGAGGAAGAACGGCAGAACCCAAGGCCTGGCACTCGGGTGAAGGGTCTGAGGCGCCTTGGGGGTTTTCCTCTTGCAGCAAGATGTTAGTAGAACCTGTTTGCAGCCTGCCTCTGTTCACCACTCAGTTTGTTTCAAAGTATTATTTGCTTCATGTTGGCTTCTTAGTGAATTTTCATGTGTCATTGTTTATTTATTCCAGCCTGGGAACAGAACACCTGTTTAGTATTGCCCTTTAGACTGGTGTCTTTTATTAATGCAGCCACGCCACAAAttctcttttgtcttttaaaaatgttatggctttaaattatgatttattttgactgtggaataaatacatgaatggaAAATTTCAAGTTTGTAGTTGTTTTGAATTAAATGACCTTTCAGAATAATTTCAGAACACCAGAGggaatctcacttttttttttttttgtaattgggcACCAGATAATCTTCACAAAATGGTTCCTTAAGGTGAAGTAATAGGAATAGGGTTTTAATGGCTTGTTAATGATTCCATATGGTTCTTGTAAGAAACCCACTCATTCCTTAGCAAAAAGTGCACAGTTCATGTAGACACTAATTTCCTGTGTTGTCATAATTAGCAGACTTCACTTACCCTGGATAAAGGTGGGATTTTATTGTATATGATTGTATCATATAAGCATAAGTGATCTGTATCTTGCCTTTGCATATAACATTGACTTCTTACTGAGGACAAAATATGGTGTTTGGAAATATTCAGTAGCGTTTTTATGGGCCAAAAACTTTTATGTCTGAATAGATCTAAATTTCAGATGCTAAGAATCGTACAATATGCATTATTCACTGAGATAATCAGTTATTGGTATTTTGCCTGCTTGTTTTCTTGTCCTCATACACAGACTGAAACACAGGGCATGAATCTTAAACATGAGtctcaggtttgtttttttactaAATCATTTAAGGGTAAGTCTTCAGCAGGTAGGTATCTGTCTCCTGAGAGTAAGGGCATGTTCCTTTCCTGTCTGTAACAAGGTTGTCACACTCAGTTGATATTGGTTACAGGTAGAACAGTCTAATACAGTATGTTTTCAAATTATCAGTACATCAATAGTGTGTCGTTTATACTTATGTTTAAAAACAgcttttttgaaatataattcaCACATAGTATAATTAACCTGAAATATACAGTTTTTTTGCAATATTCAAAATTATAAGGCCACTATAAaaccaattttagtatat
Coding sequences within:
- the LOC101536738 gene encoding cytochrome c oxidase subunit 7A-related protein, mitochondrial; this encodes MYYKFSGFTQKLAGAWASDAYSPQGLKPVISTEAPPIIFATPTKLTSSSPAYDYSGKNKVPELQKFFQKSDGVPVHLKRGLPDQMLYRTTMVLTLGGTIYCLIALYMASQPKNK